A single genomic interval of Pyrus communis chromosome 7, drPyrComm1.1, whole genome shotgun sequence harbors:
- the LOC137739571 gene encoding uncharacterized protein isoform X1 has product MSLTSVKMSEDVWLTCLTHALSTETEEIMGLLLGDIENSVNGGVTALIWGASPQTRSDRRKDRVETNPEQLAAASAQAERMTLSTGRTTRVIGWYHSHPHITVLPSHVDVRTQAMYQLLDSGFIGLIFSCFSEDINKVGRIQVIAFQSSDGKQHHMSRPISLSPVHKSPVIDVESSLSTSENAPARSTLTRAGSPEQDTADSRTSGTIKGGGRSSDLGLFFANADASHLGRVGGNYPTDTSSNIIGDIDPMDMSESMQEAMHRSNLDMSGAEYARKEVPLHVLPTSSLVKLNSPLMSFAELQRVLYEEERAAYNQAILQNMRDGKVHPLTFIHHTSMYQSSMCKLIEYCLSPAISALQCRLRENETRVAVLTDQVKILETETHRIAETNSGSPRPVSSPVLRGSAPFGHREMFSPAESVSARSPAGSGSRSRKGS; this is encoded by the exons atgtCTTTAACGTCTGTGAAAATGTCGGAGGACGTCTGGCTGACGTGCCTCACTCACGCATTGTCCACCGAGACGGAGGAGATCATGGGCCTCCTGCTTGGTGACATCGAG AACTCTGTAAATGGCGGTGTGACAGCACTAATTTGGGGAGCATCACCTCAGACACGATCTGATCGGAGGAAGGATCGTGTGGAGACTAATCCTGAGCAGTTGGCTGCTGCATCAGCCCAGGCCGAA AGAATGACACTGTCAACTGGAAGAACAACTAGAGTGATTGGGTGGTACCATTCACATCCTCATATTACAGTTCTTCCATCTCATGTTG ACGTGCGGACGCAGGCAATGTATCAACTTCTAGATTCTGGGTTTATCGGGCTCATATTTTCCTGCTTTAGTGAAGATATAAACAAG GTTGGGCGAATCCAAGTCATTGCTTTTCAGTCCTCGGATGGGAAACAGCATCACATGTCAAGACCTATATCTTTATCTCCTGTACATAAAAGTCCAGTTATAGATGTTGAATCGTCTTTAAGTACCTCAGAAAATGCACCAGCGAGATCCACCTTAACTAGAGCAGGGAGTCCTGAACAAGACACAGCTGATTCAAGAACTTCTGGAACTATAAAG GGTGGGGGGAGGTCTTCAGACCTGGGGCTTTTCTTTGCCAATGCTGATGCAAGTCATCTAGGAAGAGTTGGAGGAAACTACCCGACTGACACTTCAAGCAACATCATTGGCGATATAGATCCCATGGATATGTCAGAGAGTATGCAAGAAGCAATGCACCGTTCTAACTTGGATATGAG TGGTGCTGAGTATGCCAGGAAAGAAGTTCCTCTTCACGTTTTACCGACCTCATCTCTCGTGAAGCTCAATTCACCTTTAATGTCATTCGCTGAATTGCAACGAGTACTGTATGAAGAGGAGCGAGCGGCTTATAACCAAGCAATCTTGCAAAATATGAG GGATGGGAAAGTGCATCCTCTTACTTTCATACATCACACATCAATGTACCAGTCTTCCATGTGCAAATTAATCGAATATTG TTTGAGTCCTGCCATAAGTGCACTGCAATGTCGGTTAAGAGAGAATGAAACTCGG GTAGCAGTGCTCACCGATCAAGTGAAGATTTTGGAAACTGAGACGCATAGAATAGCTGAGACAAATTCGGGATCTCCTCGTCCAGTTTCATCTCCTGTACTCCGTGGGAGTGCTCCGTTTGGTCACAGGGAAATGTTTAGTCCAGCTGAATCTGTCAGTGCAAGGAGTCCAGCTGGTTCTGGCAGTAGGAGCCGAAAGGGTTCGTAA
- the LOC137739571 gene encoding uncharacterized protein isoform X2 produces the protein MSLTSVKMSEDVWLTCLTHALSTETEEIMGLLLGDIENSVNGGVTALIWGASPQTRSDRRKDRVETNPEQLAAASAQAERMTLSTGRTTRVIGWYHSHPHITVLPSHVDVRTQAMYQLLDSGFIGLIFSCFSEDINKVGRIQVIAFQSSDGKQHHMSRPISLSPVHKSPVIDVESSLSTSENAPARSTLTRAGSPEQDTADSRTSGTIKGGGRSSDLGLFFANADASHLGRVGGNYPTDTSSNIIGDIDPMDMSESMQEAMHRSNLDMSGAEYARKEVPLHVLPTSSLVKLNSPLMSFAELQRVLYEEERAAYNQAILQNMRDGKVHPLTFIHHTSMYQSSMCKLIEYW, from the exons atgtCTTTAACGTCTGTGAAAATGTCGGAGGACGTCTGGCTGACGTGCCTCACTCACGCATTGTCCACCGAGACGGAGGAGATCATGGGCCTCCTGCTTGGTGACATCGAG AACTCTGTAAATGGCGGTGTGACAGCACTAATTTGGGGAGCATCACCTCAGACACGATCTGATCGGAGGAAGGATCGTGTGGAGACTAATCCTGAGCAGTTGGCTGCTGCATCAGCCCAGGCCGAA AGAATGACACTGTCAACTGGAAGAACAACTAGAGTGATTGGGTGGTACCATTCACATCCTCATATTACAGTTCTTCCATCTCATGTTG ACGTGCGGACGCAGGCAATGTATCAACTTCTAGATTCTGGGTTTATCGGGCTCATATTTTCCTGCTTTAGTGAAGATATAAACAAG GTTGGGCGAATCCAAGTCATTGCTTTTCAGTCCTCGGATGGGAAACAGCATCACATGTCAAGACCTATATCTTTATCTCCTGTACATAAAAGTCCAGTTATAGATGTTGAATCGTCTTTAAGTACCTCAGAAAATGCACCAGCGAGATCCACCTTAACTAGAGCAGGGAGTCCTGAACAAGACACAGCTGATTCAAGAACTTCTGGAACTATAAAG GGTGGGGGGAGGTCTTCAGACCTGGGGCTTTTCTTTGCCAATGCTGATGCAAGTCATCTAGGAAGAGTTGGAGGAAACTACCCGACTGACACTTCAAGCAACATCATTGGCGATATAGATCCCATGGATATGTCAGAGAGTATGCAAGAAGCAATGCACCGTTCTAACTTGGATATGAG TGGTGCTGAGTATGCCAGGAAAGAAGTTCCTCTTCACGTTTTACCGACCTCATCTCTCGTGAAGCTCAATTCACCTTTAATGTCATTCGCTGAATTGCAACGAGTACTGTATGAAGAGGAGCGAGCGGCTTATAACCAAGCAATCTTGCAAAATATGAG GGATGGGAAAGTGCATCCTCTTACTTTCATACATCACACATCAATGTACCAGTCTTCCATGTGCAAATTAATCGAATATTG GTAG